Below is a genomic region from Zerene cesonia ecotype Mississippi chromosome 6, Zerene_cesonia_1.1, whole genome shotgun sequence.
TGAGAAAGCCGCagattacataaataaatcattgagAAAAGATCCTAATCATTCAGAAgctcttattttaaaagctaGCAATGATATACACATTAATCTGGATATGCATAATTCCATTATTGATTGTTTAGAATTGGTTTTGagtaaaaatgataaaaatattgaggCATTACTAGCTTTggctaaattaaaatatatggttAAAAAGCATGAAGAATCTAATTTAACATTAGACAAATTGATTGTACACCATCCAAGACAAGTTGTACCATTGATTGAGAAATTGAAAAACGAATTTGCTGCACAGAAATGGGAATCTGTTTATGATACTATTGAGAGAGTCCTGTCATTAGAACCCACGAACATTGAAGCactgaaaataagaatattcatAGCACTGTGTAAGAATTCTGATTATATAGAAGCAGTGGATCAGTTGAATACACTGTTTAATATCTTGGAGAATGAAGAGAGTAATAACGCATATCAGTTTTACAATATCGCACAAACATTTTCGAAAGTCTGTGGAAGATCCAGTACTGTTATTTCACAAGTGTACAGATTCGCCCAATATGCATCGGAAATGTATTCTAACAATGTTGATTATTTAAGTGAAGTTGGCTATCAGTGCATTTTACAAGGCAAATACAAAGATGCATTAAATTTCTTCAAAGCAGCGAGTAAAATTGATAGCAACTCGATAACAGCGTTATGCGGTTTAACATTATGTCAAATGTATGATAATGGTCCAACTGAGCAAGTAGCACAACAGGTGGaattattgtttgaaatgCAAGGAAACGACAAGTTTCCCATACTATATCTTCTCTCAGCAAAATTGAATAGCAAAAATGCTAATGCTAAAACATTCTTGAATCAAGCTTTTGAATCTCAGCTGTTGCATGCAAATCAATATCCTTTCAGTTTATTGTACATACAACATTTAGATCCAGATTTCTTGCTGGAAGTTTACAAAGAATATAAGAAGCATCTTCCGAAAAAGCCATTTGTGATAACtagctatttattatacaccCAAGACGACAGAGACACTTCAGCCGAAACTTGTTTGaacatattgaatattatatgcaaTGCATGTCCTGGCTTGATACCAGCCCTTTTTGAATTAGCCAAGTTAAGATTCCTCTCCGGTCAGGCGTTAGAAGCTGAGAAGCTGGCTTTACAAATTGGAGAACTCGACAACACTCACGCAGGAAGTCAAATTCTCTTAACTCAGATTTATATTCAACAACAACAGTACGCAAAGGCCTCACAGTGCCTCGAAATGTGTTTGAGCTACAACTTCAAAGTTCGAGACAGTGCGAtgtatcattttttaaatggagTCATTTTGAAGAACACAAATCAACTCCAGGATGCTTTGTCGTTCTTTTCCACAAGCGTACAAATATTGAATAGTAAGAATAACATtggttcaaacaaacaaattgatGCAGACTTAAATATCATTGATAAAGCAACGTTGTATTTCCAAGTAATAGAGTTGCAGACTGCTTTGAGCCGATTTGGTGAAGCTGGGAAAACTATGCAGGTATTGTGATATATGTCTTCTTTCAAAATGTTCTAGTTGTTCTTAACTATTAAACAGTATCAATAAAACAACTAATTTAGTACGAAATCGTATAAACATAtagaactaaaaatttatcatttgcTAACAGGAAGCAATACAAGAATTCTCTTATACCTCCGAAGAAAATCGTCTCCTTATCGCTCGTGCAGACATAGCCTTAAAAAAGGGCGACATAGATAACGCTATAGACACACTCAACGATGTGAAACCGGGTCAACCGTACTACTTCCAAGCTCATAGTAAAATGGCGCATATATACTTGAAAGAGAAAAAAGATCGAACCATGTTTACTAATTGCTTCAAGGATATTGTTAGCAATCATCCAATGGCCGATGCTCATACTATGATGGGGGATGCTTTTATGTCTATTTTtggtaactttttttttatatttattagtcttCCAgcgtgtattttaaatttattaatataagtagggtCTTTATGTTGTTAAAATGCATACCTTTGACATTTGATTTAAACCTACCAGAAAAAGACAGATGTGGCCTTTtttcgaaataatttttaagaataaaataataaaccaaGGATTTTAAGAGTCCAATATAGAGCATATGAATAagcatgtaatatataattaaataaataaccatcTAGCATAAATTATCACTTACATATTTTCAGAGCCAATACAAGCAGCAGAATCGTATGAAGCTGCGCTAAAAGGCAACCCTAAAGAAATACAATTGGTCAAGAAACTCGGCGCTGCGTTGGTGAAAATGCACGAATATGACAAGGCGATTCAGCACTACGAAAATGCGATAAAACTGACCAATGTCGATGAGCTTAGGTTCGAACATCTTGAACTTCTTATAAAGGTAtggtgtaatttaaataaacattttgctTTTGACAATTTATTGTGGAAatgggatatttttatttgtttgtgccGCATTGGGGCAATTGTCATCAAAAGTAGTTCCTTTTCTATATCataatgatttttgtattcaaCACAAATATGGTTAAATAACggcttataatttatttagcaatacaatgaattcattaatttatgcaTACAATTACCTTACTTGAtgtaaaatgtgtaaaatcgTGCAGATTTCTCACAGCACCTATATCATAAATCATATGTAGTTCAACACATATGTGGTAGTCTTCCGCAAGTATTTCTATACTTGTACTTATTCTTTTCCAGCTAAAACAGTACGATAAGGTCGATTCAGTTATATCGTCCGAACTCAACCAACCGagcaataaagaaaaggacacGGCAACCTTAAAAAAGCGTATAAACCTGCTCCTGGTTCAAGCGAGAAGTAGGGAATTAAAAAACCCCGTAACAACAAACACTAACTTAATCCTAGCCGAAGCCAAAGATCTGCAAAACGCGGTGTTGAAAAGAGTAGAGATAGACTCGAAGGGAGATATTCAAGAAGAGAAGGAGAAGATGTCTTCTATTCTCTGTCTGTTGGCGAAGGTGAAAGCACACAAGGAACCGGGTGTTGCCACAAATTTGCTGTCCGAAGCCCTGATTTATTCGCCCAGGAATTCGGAAACCTTATTGGCCCTGGCTAAGTTGTATGCACAGGTGAACAaatgtagtatatatttttttttattaattgatttattgatcAATCGTTCGgaaatttatgtgttttatgcTTTCACTTAGTTATAtagttattgatatatatattagttttttttgccCATACTTATAtgccaaaaaataaattttcagatGAACAATCCCGAGAAATGCGAACAAACTTGTCAAATACTGTTGAATTCTGATCCCAATAACGAGTCCGCTGCTGTCATGATGGCTGACTTAGCTTTCAGAAaggtaatattgtaaataaaaattatgattgcGTCGCTTAAAAATCCgttcttgtttttttaattattggcTTGGAATCAATGTCACGATAATAAACCATCCAGGACCCCCAAGCGTGGAACGAAATTATCACACTAATTGCTGCAaaagtcatatttttaatccaattatttttaaaactataatttgtCCTAGTGTGTcctatgtttataatttcttgCTAATTAGAACAATACTCTGACACTCCCAAAGAATCAGCAACAAAATATTGGTATTAGGATTTTTTTGATATAGGGTTAGGATTGGttatcatacaaattttaatgatatttttttttattttttccattcttCCTAAAACTGGTTTTTCCTCagtaaaatagatatttaacttGTTGCTGACTGTTTTCCTAGTGTGTTTGTCTTAGTTTATTTCTGAAATGTCAAATTTTAGGTGGATCTAGAGACGGCCCAACGGCACTTGAGCCAGACGCTGTCGGTGAAGCCCAACAGCTGGGAGG
It encodes:
- the LOC119840627 gene encoding tetratricopeptide repeat protein 21B-like — its product is MENIWHRCNIHYYIREKCFGKAKEIAKHASLQFNDSSEFLFYHGLANILEGQVQTGIQELSQLQSDKDVQLAVVMALIYSYKLVNTIERDELHNLEAKLKEERKYASATSLYFAGLFLSFAEKYEKAADYINKSLRKDPNHSEALILKASNDIHINLDMHNSIIDCLELVLSKNDKNIEALLALAKLKYMVKKHEESNLTLDKLIVHHPRQVVPLIEKLKNEFAAQKWESVYDTIERVLSLEPTNIEALKIRIFIALCKNSDYIEAVDQLNTLFNILENEESNNAYQFYNIAQTFSKVCGRSSTVISQVYRFAQYASEMYSNNVDYLSEVGYQCILQGKYKDALNFFKAASKIDSNSITALCGLTLCQMYDNGPTEQVAQQVELLFEMQGNDKFPILYLLSAKLNSKNANAKTFLNQAFESQLLHANQYPFSLLYIQHLDPDFLLEVYKEYKKHLPKKPFVITSYLLYTQDDRDTSAETCLNILNIICNACPGLIPALFELAKLRFLSGQALEAEKLALQIGELDNTHAGSQILLTQIYIQQQQYAKASQCLEMCLSYNFKVRDSAMYHFLNGVILKNTNQLQDALSFFSTSVQILNSKNNIGSNKQIDADLNIIDKATLYFQVIELQTALSRFGEAGKTMQEAIQEFSYTSEENRLLIARADIALKKGDIDNAIDTLNDVKPGQPYYFQAHSKMAHIYLKEKKDRTMFTNCFKDIVSNHPMADAHTMMGDAFMSIFEPIQAAESYEAALKGNPKEIQLVKKLGAALVKMHEYDKAIQHYENAIKLTNVDELRFEHLELLIKLKQYDKVDSVISSELNQPSNKEKDTATLKKRINLLLVQARSRELKNPVTTNTNLILAEAKDLQNAVLKRVEIDSKGDIQEEKEKMSSILCLLAKVKAHKEPGVATNLLSEALIYSPRNSETLLALAKLYAQMNNPEKCEQTCQILLNSDPNNESAAVMMADLAFRKVDLETAQRHLSQTLSVKPNSWEALAQLIEVQWRRGSLAEVEPAMERSREAIGKTEDLGYSYCEGLYSAYQGKVNAALRQLNAARCSARWAPAAARRMVLLCLAQHAHDALREDDTRILALRTAEKLLLEVSPSERKGLQALLQLASKQKSHAERVLQELLPTVSEEGAHDDPYVILAIANAYNIVKQPTRAKNILKRTISSIPWTPENADGLEKCWLEVADNQINSGRTDAAKELLTKVLTHNKSCVLAYQYLGYLSEKEQSYKSAAHNYEHAWVHSAKTDLAIGYKLSYAYLKLKKFPECIVVCRHILKIHPEYPKIKKEILEKAKTNLRT